Proteins from one Mercurialis annua linkage group LG7, ddMerAnnu1.2, whole genome shotgun sequence genomic window:
- the LOC126657083 gene encoding E3 ubiquitin-protein ligase SINA-like 10: MPDNTVRSFDLELMDCAVCCEPLRPPIIQNGHATCNSCSVKMGKCHACTLPIGPMRCRIMEAVVDSLTVYCQNKVYGCQESFNYDEKTDHEKYCSFIECSCPLPECNVKGSSETIYAHCKELHKDILTLFNFGRKFAVSVDMNDRGLLLQEEQSDIVFVLNNTKCSYGNIITVFWLGPLSNGSCPYDIEVKFDESSVHRFHSSTKNFQDTNKYYRSLT, encoded by the exons ATGCCTGATAATACAGTCCGTTCGTTTGATCTTGAACTCATGGACTGTGCCGTATGCTGTGAACCTCTACGCCCTCCCATTATTCAG AATGGACATGCAACATGCAACTCCTGCTCTGTGAAGATGGGTAAATGTCATGCTTGCACTTTGCCAATCGGACCAATGCGCTGTCGGATAATGGAAGCAGTCGTGGATTCTTTAACGGTTTACTGCCAGAACAAAGTATATGGTTGCCAAGAAAGCTTCAATTACGACGAGAAGACAGATCACGAGAAATACTGCTCTTTTATAGAGTGTTCATGCCCGCTTCCAGAGTGCAATGTGAAGGGCTCGTCCGAAACCATTTATGCTCACTGCAAAGAGTTGCATAAAGATATTCTCACACTATTTAACTTTGGACGTAAATTTGCAGTTTCTGTGGACATGAATGATAGGGGTTTGCTTCTCCAAGAAGAACAATCAGACATTGTGTTTGTTCTGAACAACACGAAGTGCTCTTATGGGAATATTATAACAGTGTTTTGGCTCGGGCCATTGTCAAACGGAAGCTGCCCTTATGACATCGAAGTGAAGTTTGATGAATCGTCAGTGCACAGGTTTCATTCTTCTACCAAGAATTTTCAAGACACCAACAAGTATTACCGTTCATTGACATGA
- the LOC126657084 gene encoding uncharacterized protein LOC126657084 — MAQGLFDHMAEELEGMEGLFDDDDQNEVQAEEQEGQRGKNEGEKPTLDDVELNVDDYIVDPDYDIWDDDDDLITELRSTGQYFKEGPDAQHEDDVDVGSSQRSGGRPRGESQAEFRPGGVERTIHPEADEQEEEVDSDYIASDDNNTASESDGDGRVKFRMFNEEKEMENPTFKNGLQFVNREQFKKACRQWGIKHRYQLHFPVNEKTRVRAKCFDKSDNVPKCRFEIFASKQNMSDPDDETFLVKTLNLVHTCPKRRSNFHMTSAYLAESFLEEFRANPDYNPEQFVAKIARELKQKISVQTARRARFRAVRKLEGDEDGQYAKLYDYRREVLRTNPGSTVDFKEPRGKFAGMYMCLARMKNAFRNGLRQIVCLDGCWLKGKYGGQLLSATEIDPNDCMYPLAMAWVKVENTENWTWFLELLKADLHMGNRTTFMSDKQKGLIHALDALFPHSEHKYCWRHLWANFRTTFHLQHLKPLIWNIGIATYTSKLNAAMIVLENTHTAGYNWIEERSREHWSRAHFRPQVKCDILLNNLAEAFNKYVLTSRTRPILTMFEMIRTQLMKKIHDKQIFGSKIDSRLCHKIRKKLDKIIEEGWNYTAHPVGSPQEQVIGPGGQFVVNLDERTCTCRRWDLTGIPCVHACPCIYENNELRQRYNDL, encoded by the exons ATGGCACAGGGTCTATTTGATCATATGGCTGAGGAGCTAGAGGGCATGGAGGGGCTGTTTGATGACGATGACCAAAATGAGGTTCAAGCAGAGGAGCAAGAAGGTCAAAGGGGGAAGAATGAGGGTGAGAAGCCAACTCTTGACGACGTCGAGCTAAATGTCGATGATTACATCGTCGACCCAGATTACGACATATGGGACGACGATGACGATTTGATAACGGAGCTTAGATCGACGGGCCAATATTTTAAAGAGGGACCAGATGCCCAACATGAGGATGATGTAGATGTTGGATCTTCACAGAGATCTGGTGGGAGACCAAGGGGAGAGAGTCAGGCAGAATTTCGCCCGGGGGGCGTTGAAAGAACTATACATCCAGAAGCTGACGAGCAGGAGGAGGAGGTAGACTCGGACTACATTGCTTCTGATGATAACAACACGGCTTCCGAGTCTGACGGTGACGGTCGGGTGAAGTTCAGGATGTTCAACGAGGAGAAAGAGATGGAAAATCCAACCTTCAAGAATGGATTGCAATTTGTGAACAGAGAGCAATTCAAGAAAGCATGTAGGCAGTGGGGCATCAAACACAGGTATCAACTGCATTTTCCTGTGAACGAGAAGACCCGTGTTAGGGCTAAGTGCTTTGACAAGAGTGACAATGTACCTAAGTGTCGGTTTGAAATATTTGCATCCAAGCAAAACATGTCAGATCCGGATGATGAAACATTCCTAGTGAAGACCCTGAACTTGGTACACACTTGCCCGAAGAGAAGATCGAATTTCCACATGACCAGTGCCTATCTGGCTGAGAGTTTCTTGGAGGAGTTTAGGGCCAATCCAGATTACAACCCTGAGCAGTTTGTTGCAAAGATTGCACGGGAGCTGAAGCAGAAGATCAGTGTGCAGACGGCACGAAGAGCACGATTCAGGGCTGTAAGAAAATTGGAAGGGGATGAGGATGGGCAGTATGCTAAGTTGTATGACTACCGAAGGGAGGTCCTTCGAACCAATCCGGGGAGCACAGTGGATTTTAAAGAGCCTCGAGGAAAGTTTGCGGGTATGTACATGTGCTTGGCTAGAATGAAGAATGCCTTCCGGAATGGGCTGAGGCAGATCGTTTGTCTGGACGGTTGCTGGTTGAAGGGGAAGTATGGGGGTCAGTTGCTATCTGCAACTGAGATTGACCCCAATGATTGCATGTATCCTCTGGCTATGGCATGGGTGAAGGTTGAGAATACTGAAAACTGGACGTGGTTTTTGGAGCTATTGAAGGCTGATTTGCATATGGGCAACAGGACAACCTTCATGTCAGACAAACAGAAG GGCCTCATACATGCACTGGACGCGCTTTTTCCACATTCAGAGCACAAGTATTGCTGGAGGCATCTGTGGGCAAATTTCAGAACCACCTTCCACTTGCAACATTTAAAGCCGCTTATATGGAACATTGGGATTGCAACCTACACATCCAAATTGAATGCTGCCATGATAGTTTTGGAGAATACTCATACGGCGGGCTACAACTGGATTGAGGAGAGATCTAGGGAGCATTGGTCCAGGGCACATTTCAGGCCCCAAGTCAAGTGTGACATATTGCTGAACAATTTAGCGGAGGCCTTCAATAAATATGTACTGACTTCGAGGACGAGACCTATCTTGACTATGTTTGAAATGATTAGGACTCAGCTGATGAAGAAGATCCATGACAAACAGATTTTTGGGAGCAAGATTGATTCGCGGTTGTGCCATAAAATTAGGAAAAAACTGGACAAGATAATTGAAGAGGGTTGGAATTACACCGCACACCCTGTCGGCAGTCCACAAGAGCAAGTTATAGGTCCCGGGGGTCAGTTCGTGGTAAATTTGGACGAAAGGACTTGCACATGTAGGCGTTGGGACCTCACTGGGATTCCATGCGTTCACGCATGCCCCTGTATTTATGAGAACAATGAG cttcgtcaaaggtacaacgATCTTTGA
- the LOC126657421 gene encoding adenylylsulfatase HINT3, translated as MEEKHRRRLAVISSHLRPDAAASSSPLSSSNCVSDSNSIDNEPNNCVFCRIIRGESPSFKLYEDDTCLCILDTSPLSHGHSLIIPKCHYPSLEATPPSVVAAMCSKVPLIGNAIMKATGFDSFNLLVNNGAAAGQVIFHTHIHIIPRKASDCLWTSESIQRRPLSIDHRASQLVNLVREQLSNVSEDRKGQESSLS; from the exons ATGGAGGAGAAACACAGGAGGAGGCTCGCCGTCATCTCCTCCCATCTCCGCCCTGATGCCGCCGCTAGTTCTTCTCCGTTATCGTCTTCCAACTGTGTTTCTGACTCTAACAGTATAGATAATGAGCCAAATAACTGCGTTTTCTGTAGGATTATTCGCGGCGAGTCTCCGTCGTTTAAG CTTTATGAAGATGACACGTGTCTCTGCATTTTGGATACAAGTCCACTCAGTCATGG GCACTCTCTTATTATTCCAAAATGTCATTATCCTTCCTTGGAAGCAACTCCACCATCT GTGGTTGCAGCAATGTGTTCAAAAGTGCCTTTAATTGGCAATGCAATCATGAAAGCTACAGGCTTTG ATTCTTTCAATTTATTGGTTAACAATGGTGCAGCTGCAGGCCAAGTAATCTTTCAT ACGCACATCCATATAATTCCTCGTAAGGCTAGCGATTGCTTGTGGACGTCTGAG AGTATACAGAGGCGTCCCTTAAGTATTGACCATAGAGCTTCTCAACTTGTTAATCTTGTTCGAGAACAGTTATCAAATGTTTCTGAAGATAGAAAGGGTCAAGAATCTAGTCTCTCCTGA
- the LOC126657796 gene encoding E3 ubiquitin-protein ligase CHIP, with protein MRRGAALSAAGKQAEQLKTDGNSYFRKERFGAAIDAYTEAITLCPNVPVYWTNRALCHRKRNDWERVEEDCRKAIQLDNNSFKAHYMLGLASMQKNEFAEGVKELQKALDLGRGADLTSYMVEEIWQELAKAKYMEWEQTSTKRSWELQSLKEACDNALKEKCFLDNGQTEGFLDDMNAAHSKQLEDLGRVFNKAAEDDIPAEVPDYLCCKITLDIFRDPVITPSGISYERAVILEHLRKVGNFDPVTREPLAPSQLIPNLAIKEAVQAYLDKHGWAYKVGSG; from the exons atGAGACGAGGAGCTGCATTAAGTGCGGCGGGGAAGCAGGCGGAGCAGTTGAAAACCGACGGTAATAGCTATTTTAGAAAAGAACGATTTGGTGCTGCTATAGATGCTTATACTGAG gcAATCACTTTGTGCCCTAATGTGCCTGTTTATTGGACCAATCGGGCTTTATGCCACCGGAAACGCAA TGATTGGGAAAGAGTTGAAGAGGATTGTCGAAAAGCGATTCAGCTTGACAACAATTCTTTCAAG GCGCATTATATGTTGGGGCTTGCATCAATGCAGAAGAATGAATTTGCTGAAGGAGTAAAGGAATTGCAAAAG GCTTTGGATCTTGGTAGGGGTGCAGACTTAACGAGTTATATGGTAGAAGAGATCTGGCAGGAACTAGCTAAAGCAAAATACATGGAGTGGGAGCAAACATCTACTAAGCGTTCATGGGAACTCCAAAGCTTGAA AGAAGCATGTGATAATGCTCTTAAGGAAAAATGTTTCCTAGATAATGGCCAAACAGAAGGATTCTTGGATGACATGAATGCTGCCCATTCGAAACAATTGGAAGATTTAGGACGCGTGTTTAATAAAGCTGCCGAGGATGATATTCCGGCCGAG GTTCCTGATTACCTATGTTGTAAAATTACACTTGATATTTTCCGTGATCCTGTCATCACTCCGAGTGGTATTTCATATGAAAGAGCAGTCATCCTTGAGCATCTTCGGAAG GTGGGCAATTTTGATCCAGTCACACGGGAACCTCTAGCTCCATCTCAGTTAATTCCAAACTTGGCGATAAAGGAAGCAGTTCAAGCATATCTGGACAAACATGGCTGGGCTTACAAGGTAGGTTCAGGTTAA